The Neisseria subflava genomic interval AAACAATGGGTGAGCCGTTGGAGCAAAACCGTTTTACGTTAAGCTGAAAAAGATTTAAGAAAGATTAAAGGCCGTCTGAAAAACCAAATCATTAGTTTTTCAGACGGCCTTGTTTTACAATGTCCTTTTAAACAACTTCACACGCACACAATTATGAATTTCGATCTTCAATCCCTCTCCCCCTTCTCCGGTTGGGAACAACTCGCCCAAACCGGCATGTCTTTCGGCACGAACCTGCTGGCCGCCTTGGCCATCTTCTTTATCGGCCGCTGGGTCACCACGCGCGTGGTGACACTGATGAAAGCCGCGCTGACGCGCGCCAAAGTCGATAAAACACTGGTCAGCTTCCTCGGCAACGTCGCCAACATCGGCCTACTGATCCTCATCATCATCGCCGCACTGGGTAAACTCGGCATTCCGACCACTTCCGTGACCGCCTTGATCGGTGGCGCAGGCTTGGCCGTGGCTTTGTCTTTGAAAGACCAACTGTCCAACTTCGCCGCCGGCGTGCTGATTATCCTGTTCCGCCCGTTTAAAGTCGGTGACTTTATCCGCGTCAACGGTTTTGAAGGCATCGTCCGCGAAATCAAAATGGTGCAGACCTCTTTGAGTACGCCGGACAACGAAGAAGTCGTCCTGCCCAACAGCGTGGTCATGACCAATAGCATCACCAACCGCTCCTCCCTACCCCTGTGCCGCGCCCAAGTCGTTGTCGGCGTCGATTACGCCTGCGACTTGAAAGCCGCCAAAGCCGCCGTATTGAGAGCGGCAACCGAGCATCCATTGTGTGTTCAAACCAAAGAACGACCTGCCGTCGTATACATTACCAACCTCGCCGCCAGCGCCATCGAAATCACGCTTTGGGCATGGACGAACGAAGCGGATTTGGCCTTATTCCGATTCGGTTTGAACGAGCAGGTCGTCGAAAACCTGCGCGAAGCCAACATCAACATCCCATTCCCACAATGTGATGTCCACCTCATTCAGCCGAAAGACTGATTTCAGCTTTCAGGCCGTCTGAAACACGGCGGGTCAAACGCCCGCCCCATTCCACCCTTTTCCATAAGGAGCCGCCATGTCCCATCTGCAAACCATCGCCGAACACCTGACCAGCCGCCGTCAAACCGTTACCTGCGCCGAGTCCTGCACCGGCGGTCTGCTTGCAGGTGCGCTGACCTCCCTCTCCGGCAGCTCGCAATGGTTTCATCAAAGCTTCGTCACATACAGCAACCAAGCCAAGCAAGAGCGTCTCGGCGTCATGCCCGATACCTTGCTGAAACACGGCGCGGTCAGCCGCAAGACCGTCTATGAAATGGCACGCGGCGCAAAGGCCGTCGCGCAGGCGGATTACGCCTTGAGTATTTCCGGCATCGCCGGCCCTAGCGGCGGCAGCGCGGCCAAACCGGTCGGTACAGTCTGGTTCGGCCTGGCCACGCCCGAAGGTTCGTTTGAACAAACTGCACTATTCACAGGCAACCGCGAAGCAGTAAGGACGCAAGCCGTCGAATACGCATTGGCTTTCTTGGCGGAACATTTGGTTTGATAGAAAAAACACAGGCCGTCTGAAATCTGGAAATCAGGTTTCAGACGGCCTTTTTATCTATTCAAACCATCGGCGGATTTATACGCCCAAAAGCTCTTTGCCGAGGAAGCTGCCTTTTTCAACACCCGGCAGGATGAAGAAATAGCCGCCACCAAACGGGCTGATGTATTCCTCCAGCGGCTCGCCGTTGAGCAGGTTTTGCACGAAGATGAAGCCGTCGGCAAGGTTGGCCTGATAGCAGATGAATATCAAGCCGACATCGAGTTGGCCGTTGGCGGCGAGGCCGCGCGAGTAGTTGAAGGCGCGGCGGTAGAGCAGGTGTTTTTTCATAAACTCGGGATCGCGCGGATTGGCAAGGCGCATATGGCTGTCTTTGGGCGTGATTTTGCCGTCGGGGTCTTTGGCAAAATCGGCGGTGTCGCCCTCTTTTTTACCGTCCATGGGCGCACCGCTGTATTTGCGCCGGCCGAAAATATCGGTTTGTTCCTGCATCGGGGTGCGGTCCCAAAACTCGACAAAGTGGCGGATGAGGCGGACGGCCTGATAACTGCCGTTTTTCGCCCATGCCGGTTCGTCCAAGCTGTTGGCGGCAACGCCTGTCCACAGGACTTGATCGGCGACTTTGGGATCTTCGACTTTGGGATTGCCGGAGCCGTCGCGGAAACCTAAAAGGTTGCGCGCGGCAATGGCGCCGGGTTCGGCTTTAGGGAGCCAACCGTCTATGCTCCAGCGGATCACGGCAAACTGGGCGGTGTTTTTGATGATGTCGCGCAGGGCGGCTTGGCAGGTTTCGGGGGAGAATGCGCAAATTTGCAGGCTGAGGTCGCCGTCGCACCACGATTTTTGGAGTTTGTCGTTGGGGAAGTCGCGCATTTCCTGCAAGTGTTTCGGCTTTTTGTCTTTGAGGCCGAAGCGGTCGTCAAAGAGGCTGCTGCCGACGCCGACGGTAACCGTCAGTCCGTCGGGGCGGAATTGTTTGCCGAGGATGCCGCTGCCCGCAGGCGGAAGTTTGTCGTCGCCGTCTTGGTATTCGCCGCCTTGGGTGAGGAATTCGATGCGGGCGGTCAGGACGCGGAATAGGTTTTCAAGTTGTTTGGCGTCTTTGGCGGTAACGTCAAAGGCACACATAATGCCGAAGAGCTGGTGTGGCGTAACGATGCCTGCCTGATGCTCGCCATAACACGGATAGGCCAGCTCGGAATGTTGATTGTTTTGGGTTTCGGCGGCGGCTTCGCCTTGTTTTTTACCGGCAAAATAACCGGCAACGCCGATGGCACCGGCAGCAAGGGCAGTTTTGAAAAGGGTTCGTTTTTCGGGTTGTGCCGGTTGTTTGTTTTGGCTCATGGTCTGCTCCTTGGCAGGGAACGGAAAGATTGCAATCGTGTGAAGTAAGGTCGGTTTTCAAGCATATTTGTGTGGGCGACAATAAGATTCAGACGGCCTTTCAATATCCAAAGGCCGTCTGAAAACGCGTTATCTTATTTCAAACCCAAAATGCCGCGCAGTTTGGCCAAGTCTTCTGCCAAGGCATTAATCGGCGCCTGCAGGGCTTTGCGGTCTTCTTCGCTCAGTTTGTCGTACAGCTCGAAGCCGTCTTGTTTTTTGTATTTCGCCAAAATGTCTTCAACCTGTTTGAAGTTGGCATCGGTTTTTTCCAACAATGCTTTGTCTTTGGCTTCGATCAGCGGACGGAACAAATCAACGATTTTTTTGGAGCCTTCCACATTGGCTTGGAAGTCGCTCAAATCGGTATGACTGTAACGGTCTTCTTCGCCGCTGATTTTGCTGCCGGCCACTTCTTCAATCAAAACAGCCGCGCCGCCAACCACTTTGCTTGGCGGGAAGGAAAGGGCGTCGATTTCTTTTTGCAGGGATTCAACGTCTTTCATCAGTTTGTCGGCAGTCTCTTTCACGCCGGATACGTCTTTTTTCACCCACAGGGCATGTTCGATGCGGTGGAAGCCGGTAAAGGCCGCGTCGTTTGCGCCGTCTTTGAAGTCGTCTTCACGCGCGTCGATGGCGGGGTCGAGTTCGTTGAAGAGTTCGGCAATCGGCTCGATGCGTTCGTAGTGGAAGCGGGTGGCGGCAAACAGGGATTTCGCTTTTTCGATGTCGCCGGCTTTGACGGCTTCGGTAAAGGCTTTAGTTTTAGCGACCAACTCTTTGGCTTCCGCCTGAACATAAGCTTTATAGTCGGCCAGAGGTTGCGCCAGTTTTTCCAAATCGGCTTCGTTGGCCGTGTCTTTGAAGCCGCTGTCGGTAACAATCAGCTTACCGCGCGGATTGGTCAACAGGCCGCAAGTCATTTCATATTCGCCCGGCAGCAGGGTAACGGTCATTTTGTCGGATAAACCCGGGGCGATGTTTTCACGCTCGTCCACCACCATCACGCCTTTCAGAATTTCCCATTCCAGCTTGCGGCCGCTGTCGTTTTTAATGTTGAACACGACTTGGCCGCTGGGGACGGTCAATTCCATTGGTTCACAAGCAGTATCGTTCACGCCGATATTGACCGAACCGTCGGCATTGGCGGCAGCGGATGCGCCTGAAGCGGCAGGCGCGGCTTTTTCGGCTTCAGGCGGCTGACACGCGGTCAAACCCAGAGCCAACATTACGGACAAAGCAGTTAGATTGAATTTTTTCATTTTCATTCCTTTTTATTTAGTTAACGTTTTTGCCGGCGCACTGCCGCGCAAAAACCAAATCATGACGGGAACCAGATACAGCAGCCAAATCAGGACTTCTCCTTCGGTCGGGTGGTCGGTATAACCGAAGAAACCGCCGAGCAGCACGCCTAAAGGGCTGTCTTCATGCAAATATTTCGATGTGTCGAAAGCAATATCCTGCATCACATTCCATACGCCGGCCTCATGCAGCGCGCGAAATGAACCGGCCAGCAGACCGGCCGCCACTACAATCAAAAACGCGCCCGTCCAACGGAAAAATTTCGCCAAGTTCAGGCGCATACCGCCCTGATAAATCAGCGTACCGATGACAACCGCCACCAACAGCCCCAACACCGCGCCTATCGGCATAGACCACGTCGGACTTTGCTGGAACACGGCCAGCAGGAAAAACACGCTCTCCAAACCTTCGCGCGCCACAGCCAAAAATGCCATGCCGACCAAGGCCCAACCCTGGCTGCTGCCGCGGTTCAAGGCCGACTGAACAGAATCCTGAAGATGCTGTTTCATCGAACGTGCGGCCTTTTTCATCCACAAAATCATGTACGTCAACATCGCCACAGCCACCAGGCCGATAACGCCGACCACCAATTCCTGTTCTTTTTGCGGAATCTCGCCCGTAACGGAATGAATGCCGTAACCGATACCCAAACACATGGCCGCAGCCAAAAACACGCCCAGCCAAACCTTCGGCATCAGCTCGCTGTGTCCCGACTGTTTCAAAAAACTGGCAACAATGCCGACGATCAGGGCAGCTTCGATGCCCTCGCGTAGCATAATCAATAAAGCAATCAGCATAAAAAACTCTAAAGTGAAACGTTCATTTATTAACGCATTTATAACGCTTTATGTTTAATAATGCAAATTATTTTTATTTTTTAATAACCCTATATTTATTAAGATTTTTTAAAAGAAAATAACGAACGTAATCAATAAAAACTAAAAGGCCGTCTGAATTTTATTTTTTCAGACGGCCTTAAAAACAGTAACTAATTGTAAATAAATAATAAAAAAGTTCTATAGTATAAATTTCCCTATCGGTGATATTTTCAAAATTTATCAAATTTAAAAGGTTGATTTACAACAAAAATTAAAACCGCCTTATCTTTTATAGTTGGCATATTGCTGGTGCAATCAGCAATCCATGACATAACAAACGCATAACAAAGGAACCCTCCTATGCCACGTTTAAAACTCCACCAAATCGCTTTGGCTTTGGCCGTTTCTGCCGCGCTGACCGCCTGCGGCGAGAAAACGGCTCAAACAACCGAAACCCCTCAAGCAGCTTCTGCCGCGAGCGCTGCCGATGCTGCCGCAAGCACCGCCGCCGTTTCAGCCCCTCAAAATTCCGCCGATGTTTCTGACGAAGACAAAGCCCTGTTAGAACGCGCGCAAGCTACGTTCAAACCTTTGCCTGACTTAGCCGAAATGCAAAAAGTCCGTCCGTTTACCGAAGAACAGGTCAAACTCGGCCAACAACTTTGGTACGAAAACCGCCTGTCCAAAGGCAACACCGTCAGCTGTAACTCTTGCCACAACTTGGCAACTGCCGGCGTAGACAACATGCCGACCAGCGCGGGCCACAAAAGCCAATTCGGCGGCCGCAACTCCCCAACTGCTCTGAATGCCGCCTTGTTGGGCAGCCAATTCTGGGACGGCCGTGCAGCCGATGTGGAAGAACAAGCCGGCGGCCCATTGCTCAACCCTGTTGAAATGGCCAACGCGACCGAAGCCGATGCCGCCGCCAAAATCGCAGGTATCCCTGAATACCAAGAAAAATTCAAAGCCGCATTCCCTGAGGACGGCGCGGTTTCCATCAAAAACATCACCACCGCATTGGGGGCGTTTGAACGTACCCTGCTGACTCCGACCCGTTGGGACGACTACCTGAAAGGCAACGTATCTGCCCTGAGCGAACAAGAACGCAAAGGCGTACGCGCATTTATGGACAACGGCTGTATCGCTTGTCACAACGGCGTCAACTTGGGCGGTGCCATGTTCCAAAAATTCGGTTTGGTGGATGGTCCTTACTGGAAACACATCGACGATCCTAAACACGACAAAGGCCGTGCGGATGTAACCAAAAAAGCCGAAGACGAATTCTTCTTCCGTGTTCCCGGCTTGAGAAACGTTGAACGCACCTATCCATACTTCCACAACGGCAGCGTTTGGGAATTGGATAAAGCCGTCAACATCATGGCGAAAGCCCAATTGGGTAAAACCCTGGCTCCGGAAGACACTGAAAACATCGTTGCCTTCTTGAAAGCCCTCTCCGGCAATGTTCCTGAATCTGCCCGAACCATGCCTGAGCTGCCTGTATCCACCGATGTCAAATCCCGACCTGACAACAAATAAGGTTTAGCGCAAAACAAAGGCCGTCTGAAAATCCGTTTCAGACGGCCTTTTTGTTGCCGGCCATATGGGCGGCTTTGTTTCACGATTCCACACAATATGGTAATCTTGAGCCGATTTTCACCATACATCCGAAAGGAACATCATGAGCCTGATTATTGAAGACTTGCAAGAAGGCCACGGCAAAGAAGCCGTCAAAGGCAAAGAAATCACCGTACATTACACCGGCTGGTTGGAAGACGGTACCAAATTCGACTCCAGCCTCGACCGCCGTCAACCGCTGACCATCACTCTGGGCGTCGGCCAAGTGATTAAAGGTTGGGACGAAGGCTTCGGCGGCATGAAAGAAGGCGGCAAACGCAAGCTGACCATTCCTTCCGAAATGGGCTACGGCGAACGCGGTGCAGGCGGCGTGATTCCTCCGCACGCGACCTTGATTTTTGAAGTCGAGCTGCTGAAAGTGTACGAATAAGCATTTGACGCTTCAAAAGACCGAGGCCGTCTGAAACCCGAAGTTTGGTTTTTCAGACGGCCTGTTTTTATCAAGATTCGGTATAATGCCCTCTTTTACAAGCAAACCATTTCCCAAGGAACCCCCATGCTTTTACCCGAACAAGTCAAAACCCTGATTGAAGGCGTTACCCCTTGCGAACACGTCGAAGTCGAAGGCGACGGCCATCACTTCTTCGCCGTAATCGTTTCCTCCTCATTTGAAGGCAAAGCCCGCCTCGCCCGCCACCGCCTAATTAAAGACGGCCTCAAGCCGCAACTCGAAAGCAACGAATTGCACGCGCTGTCTATTTCCGTTGCCGCCACTCCGGCCGAATGGGCTGCCAAACAGGCTTAATTCGGAATCAAATAAAAGGCCGTCTGAAAAGTTTTCAGACGGCCTTTTTCATACATATCAAACAGCGCAGGCAATCGATACAAACGCCAAACCGCATTCGACAACACGCAATCGCTGTGTAAACCCTACCGGCAAACCGCCAAACTAGCCCTGCCGTTTCGGGAAAAACTGCACCACATTCTCCCCTTGCGGCAACACCAATTTCTTCACGGCATGGCCGTACACGGTTTCAAGCGTGATGTTCAGACAGCCTTCGTCGGCAAAAATCTTATCCACACATTCCTTTGCCGCTTGCGGATTGCTGAACTTCAACGCGTTCCACAATCCCAAGGTTTCCATATCCTGCCAAAACGTCCCGGCTTTTTTATAGCTCAGCTCAAGCTTGGCCGTGTCGGTTACCGGATCGTAAAAGCCGTTGTCGGCGAGCATATCGCCCAAGTCGTGCATATCAATCAGCGTGGGTGCTTCGCATTCGATGCCTTCATGGTTCAGACGGCCTGTCAGCTCGCTCAGGCTGTCGCGGCCAAAGTGCGTGAAAAACAATAATCCGTCCGTTTTCAAAGCAGCGGCCCAGTTTTTCAATACCGGCAAAATATCGTCGGCGCGGCTGAGGCTGAGGTTGGCCCACAACATATCGGCGGATGCTTCGGGCAACGGCGCGGTCAGGGCTTGGCAATGCTGCGGAATGGTTTTGCCGGTCAGCTTCTGCCAGAAACCGCCTTTGCGCGCGACGGCGGCGGTTTTTAAAAAATCGGCATTCGGATCGTATTCTTCAAACACGGCGTCGGGATAACGCGCGGCCAGCAGGCTGCGGCTGATGTCGGCATCGGCACCAATCAGCATGATGCGTTTGGGTGCATTGCGGACCAGCTGCAGGCGCTCGTCGGTGTCTTGGGCGAGATGGCTGTGAATCTGCCAACGTTTGTCTTGTTCGGTCATGGTGGGTCGTGTCAGCGGGCTTTGCCCGACAATGTTTTTATGGTTTAAGGCTGTTTCAGACGGCCTTTTCGACAAAATTGCGGTAGGTTTCGGCAAATTCGTCGGCATGGCTTAAAAAGGGCGCGTGCGCGGCTTTGTCGATAAGGACCAGCTCGCTGTCGCTCAAATGGCGGTGTAAATATTCACCCATGCGCGGCGGCGTGATGGCATCTTTCTGTCCAAACACCAGCAATGACGGCGTTTGAATAAGCGGCAGTAACGGACGCGCATCGGCATGGTTGACCGCTTCAAGCGCGGCCTGTAAGGCGGAAGGCGTGCCGCAGCGCGCCAAATCGGGCAATACGCGGTTTAAGATTTCGCCTGAATGGGGCGTGTGCAACAGTTGCAGTTGTAGAAACTGTTTAATATGTTTGGCATAATCCTGCTGGAATGCGCCGACCATCTTGCCCAAGGCAGGTTGTGCCAAGCCTTCGGGATAATCCGTGTCGGCAGTCAATCGGGCAAAACTTGCCGTCAGGCAGAGCGATTGGATTTTGTCGGGATAAAGCGCGGTCAGATACAGGGCAACCAGTCCGCCCAGCGACCAGCCGAGAATGTGTGCCGGCGTGTCGATTTGTCCGGCGAAGGCTTCGGCAACGGCGGCAATATCAAACGGTTCGGCAAAAGGCGCATCGCCGTGTCCGGGCAAATCAAGCGCGCGGACGTCCCAATCGACAGGCAGGCGCGGTATCAAATCGTCGAATACATGGCGGTTCGCCGCCCAACCGTGTATCAGATAAACTTTTTTGGCGGAGTGTGGCATGAATGTTCTTTCTTGGTGGCGCAGTTTGAAACAACTCAATGCGCGACGTTGCGTATTATGCCACGATTCCGTTTCAGACGGCCTTTGCCGAGGCTGCGCAAACGATTTGACGGAATATTTTATCGACGCGGCACAAAGCTGCCCTTTGTGTTTCCGCCATATCGCGGGCGGGGCAGTGTGCGGCAGTTGTCAGAAAAAGCCGCCTGCATTTGATAGAATGTGGGCCTCGCTGTACTACGAACCGCCCGTCAGCAGCATGATACGCGAGCTGAAACACTTGGCCGATTTGGGTATGAGCCGGCCGTTGGCTGATTTAATGTGCCAAAACGCACCGGACTGGCTGGCGACGGAACACTTCGATTTCGTCCTGCCCATGCCTTTGAGCAAAGAGCGGCGGCTCAAGCGCGGATTCAACCAAAGCGAGGTATTGACGGATATTTTGGCAAAACGCTACGGCTGGACGCTGCTGCCGCGCCACGCGGTTTTCAGACGGCATGGCGAGCCGCAAAGTACGCTGAAAAGCGGCGAACGTCTGCGAAATATCAAGAATGCATTTAAAATCAAAGCCGAATTACCGAAGGCGTGTAATATTCTGTTAATTGATGATGTCTTTACCACCGGCTCGACTTTAAACGAATTGGCGAAAACGCTGAAAAAATCAGGCGCAGGTAAGATTTTTTGCTGGAGTTTGGCACGGCCGCCAATGAAAAAATAGCTTAAAGTTTTTGACACCCATGGAACATTTCGGCATTATGCCACTCTATAAGTGATTGATTTATATGTTTACCATAGTTTTGTACCAACCCGAAATCCCGCCCAATACGGGCAATATCATCCGCCTGTGCGCCAATACCGGTGCTGATTTGCACTTGGTCAAGCCGCTTGGTTTCCCTCTGGATTCGTCCAAAATGAAACGCGCGGGTTTGGATTATCACGAGTTTGCCAAACTGACGGTACATGAGAATTTCGAAGACTGCCTCAAGGCACTCGAAGGTCGCCGCATTTTCGCGCTGACCACCAAAGGCTCCACCCGCCCCGACGAAGTTTCCTTCCGTGAAGGCGATGTGTTGCTGTTTGGTCCCGAAACACGCGGTCTGCCTGCCGAAGTTCTCGACAGCCTGCCTGCCGGACAAAAAATCCGCCTGCCGATGATGCCCGACAGCAGGAGCATGAATCTTTCCAATACCGTCGCCGTCATTCTGTTTGAAGCATGGCGACAAAACGGTTTTGCCGGCGGCGTATAACAGGCCGTCTGAAACCGCTGCGTTATCAACTCAAGAACGGAACCCGTTTTGACTTTTACTAAAAAAACCCTCCTTTCCTTAGCCGCCGCTACCATCGGCGTCCTTTCCATCAATACCGCCGTCGCCGACAGTGTGGTCCGAGTCGAAAAACTGCATCCTTCTGCCAATCGCAGTTACAAAGTTGCCGGCAAACGCTACACGCCGCTGACCAAAGTTTCCTCTTTCAGCCAAACCGGCAAAGCCTCATGGTACGGCAACCAATTCCACGGCCGTAAAACTTCCAGCGGCGAGCGTTACAATATGAACGCCCTCTCCGCCGCCCACAAAACCCTCCCTATTCCCAGCTACGCACGCGTGACCAATATGCAAAACGGCAAAAGCGTCATCGTCCGTGTCAACGACCGCGGCCCTTTCCACGGCAACCGCGTCATCGATGTTTCCAAAGCCGCCGCCCAACAATTAGGTTTCATCAACCAAGGCTCGGCCAACGTCAAAGTTGAACAAATCATCCCCGGCCAAACCGCCGCTCAAACCATTATTTCCCCAAACAACAAAGAATTTTTTGTTGATTTGAAATCCTTCGGTACCCAACGCGAAGCGCAGGCTTATTTGAACCAAACCGCACAAAACCTACCATCCGACAGCAAAATCATGCTTGAAAAACGCAACTACGAATACGTTGTCAAAATGGGTCCGTTCAGCAGCCAAGAACGTGCCGCCGAAGCAGGCGAACGCGCCCGTCATCTGAACCTGGCATCCGCCATCTGATTTCGTCCGCGTTACCGCTGAAGTTTGATACAATACAAGGCCGTCTGAAACCCGATTGCAAGGTTTCAGACGGCCTTTTTTAATCACAGGGGAACACCATGATCAGCAGGCTTACAGGCAAATTGATTGAGAAAAATCCGCCGCAGGTCGTTATCGACGTCAACGGCGTCGGTTATGAAGCCG includes:
- a CDS encoding mechanosensitive ion channel family protein, translated to MNFDLQSLSPFSGWEQLAQTGMSFGTNLLAALAIFFIGRWVTTRVVTLMKAALTRAKVDKTLVSFLGNVANIGLLILIIIAALGKLGIPTTSVTALIGGAGLAVALSLKDQLSNFAAGVLIILFRPFKVGDFIRVNGFEGIVREIKMVQTSLSTPDNEEVVLPNSVVMTNSITNRSSLPLCRAQVVVGVDYACDLKAAKAAVLRAATEHPLCVQTKERPAVVYITNLAASAIEITLWAWTNEADLALFRFGLNEQVVENLREANINIPFPQCDVHLIQPKD
- a CDS encoding CinA family protein, with protein sequence MSHLQTIAEHLTSRRQTVTCAESCTGGLLAGALTSLSGSSQWFHQSFVTYSNQAKQERLGVMPDTLLKHGAVSRKTVYEMARGAKAVAQADYALSISGIAGPSGGSAAKPVGTVWFGLATPEGSFEQTALFTGNREAVRTQAVEYALAFLAEHLV
- the efeB gene encoding iron uptake transporter deferrochelatase/peroxidase subunit, translating into MSQNKQPAQPEKRTLFKTALAAGAIGVAGYFAGKKQGEAAAETQNNQHSELAYPCYGEHQAGIVTPHQLFGIMCAFDVTAKDAKQLENLFRVLTARIEFLTQGGEYQDGDDKLPPAGSGILGKQFRPDGLTVTVGVGSSLFDDRFGLKDKKPKHLQEMRDFPNDKLQKSWCDGDLSLQICAFSPETCQAALRDIIKNTAQFAVIRWSIDGWLPKAEPGAIAARNLLGFRDGSGNPKVEDPKVADQVLWTGVAANSLDEPAWAKNGSYQAVRLIRHFVEFWDRTPMQEQTDIFGRRKYSGAPMDGKKEGDTADFAKDPDGKITPKDSHMRLANPRDPEFMKKHLLYRRAFNYSRGLAANGQLDVGLIFICYQANLADGFIFVQNLLNGEPLEEYISPFGGGYFFILPGVEKGSFLGKELLGV
- the efeO gene encoding iron uptake system protein EfeO; translated protein: MKKFNLTALSVMLALGLTACQPPEAEKAAPAASGASAAANADGSVNIGVNDTACEPMELTVPSGQVVFNIKNDSGRKLEWEILKGVMVVDERENIAPGLSDKMTVTLLPGEYEMTCGLLTNPRGKLIVTDSGFKDTANEADLEKLAQPLADYKAYVQAEAKELVAKTKAFTEAVKAGDIEKAKSLFAATRFHYERIEPIAELFNELDPAIDAREDDFKDGANDAAFTGFHRIEHALWVKKDVSGVKETADKLMKDVESLQKEIDALSFPPSKVVGGAAVLIEEVAGSKISGEEDRYSHTDLSDFQANVEGSKKIVDLFRPLIEAKDKALLEKTDANFKQVEDILAKYKKQDGFELYDKLSEEDRKALQAPINALAEDLAKLRGILGLK
- the efeU gene encoding iron uptake transporter permease EfeU yields the protein MLIALLIMLREGIEAALIVGIVASFLKQSGHSELMPKVWLGVFLAAAMCLGIGYGIHSVTGEIPQKEQELVVGVIGLVAVAMLTYMILWMKKAARSMKQHLQDSVQSALNRGSSQGWALVGMAFLAVAREGLESVFFLLAVFQQSPTWSMPIGAVLGLLVAVVIGTLIYQGGMRLNLAKFFRWTGAFLIVVAAGLLAGSFRALHEAGVWNVMQDIAFDTSKYLHEDSPLGVLLGGFFGYTDHPTEGEVLIWLLYLVPVMIWFLRGSAPAKTLTK
- a CDS encoding cytochrome-c peroxidase: MPRLKLHQIALALAVSAALTACGEKTAQTTETPQAASAASAADAAASTAAVSAPQNSADVSDEDKALLERAQATFKPLPDLAEMQKVRPFTEEQVKLGQQLWYENRLSKGNTVSCNSCHNLATAGVDNMPTSAGHKSQFGGRNSPTALNAALLGSQFWDGRAADVEEQAGGPLLNPVEMANATEADAAAKIAGIPEYQEKFKAAFPEDGAVSIKNITTALGAFERTLLTPTRWDDYLKGNVSALSEQERKGVRAFMDNGCIACHNGVNLGGAMFQKFGLVDGPYWKHIDDPKHDKGRADVTKKAEDEFFFRVPGLRNVERTYPYFHNGSVWELDKAVNIMAKAQLGKTLAPEDTENIVAFLKALSGNVPESARTMPELPVSTDVKSRPDNK
- a CDS encoding FKBP-type peptidyl-prolyl cis-trans isomerase; protein product: MMSLIIEDLQEGHGKEAVKGKEITVHYTGWLEDGTKFDSSLDRRQPLTITLGVGQVIKGWDEGFGGMKEGGKRKLTIPSEMGYGERGAGGVIPPHATLIFEVELLKVYE
- a CDS encoding BolA family protein codes for the protein MLLPEQVKTLIEGVTPCEHVEVEGDGHHFFAVIVSSSFEGKARLARHRLIKDGLKPQLESNELHALSISVAATPAEWAAKQA
- a CDS encoding class I SAM-dependent methyltransferase, whose protein sequence is MTEQDKRWQIHSHLAQDTDERLQLVRNAPKRIMLIGADADISRSLLAARYPDAVFEEYDPNADFLKTAAVARKGGFWQKLTGKTIPQHCQALTAPLPEASADMLWANLSLSRADDILPVLKNWAAALKTDGLLFFTHFGRDSLSELTGRLNHEGIECEAPTLIDMHDLGDMLADNGFYDPVTDTAKLELSYKKAGTFWQDMETLGLWNALKFSNPQAAKECVDKIFADEGCLNITLETVYGHAVKKLVLPQGENVVQFFPKRQG
- the bioH gene encoding pimeloyl-ACP methyl ester esterase BioH, which codes for MPHSAKKVYLIHGWAANRHVFDDLIPRLPVDWDVRALDLPGHGDAPFAEPFDIAAVAEAFAGQIDTPAHILGWSLGGLVALYLTALYPDKIQSLCLTASFARLTADTDYPEGLAQPALGKMVGAFQQDYAKHIKQFLQLQLLHTPHSGEILNRVLPDLARCGTPSALQAALEAVNHADARPLLPLIQTPSLLVFGQKDAITPPRMGEYLHRHLSDSELVLIDKAAHAPFLSHADEFAETYRNFVEKAV
- a CDS encoding ComF family protein, which codes for MNVLSWWRSLKQLNARRCVLCHDSVSDGLCRGCANDLTEYFIDAAQSCPLCFRHIAGGAVCGSCQKKPPAFDRMWASLYYEPPVSSMIRELKHLADLGMSRPLADLMCQNAPDWLATEHFDFVLPMPLSKERRLKRGFNQSEVLTDILAKRYGWTLLPRHAVFRRHGEPQSTLKSGERLRNIKNAFKIKAELPKACNILLIDDVFTTGSTLNELAKTLKKSGAGKIFCWSLARPPMKK
- the trmL gene encoding tRNA (uridine(34)/cytosine(34)/5-carboxymethylaminomethyluridine(34)-2'-O)-methyltransferase TrmL; this encodes MFTIVLYQPEIPPNTGNIIRLCANTGADLHLVKPLGFPLDSSKMKRAGLDYHEFAKLTVHENFEDCLKALEGRRIFALTTKGSTRPDEVSFREGDVLLFGPETRGLPAEVLDSLPAGQKIRLPMMPDSRSMNLSNTVAVILFEAWRQNGFAGGV
- a CDS encoding septal ring lytic transglycosylase RlpA family protein, with translation MTFTKKTLLSLAAATIGVLSINTAVADSVVRVEKLHPSANRSYKVAGKRYTPLTKVSSFSQTGKASWYGNQFHGRKTSSGERYNMNALSAAHKTLPIPSYARVTNMQNGKSVIVRVNDRGPFHGNRVIDVSKAAAQQLGFINQGSANVKVEQIIPGQTAAQTIISPNNKEFFVDLKSFGTQREAQAYLNQTAQNLPSDSKIMLEKRNYEYVVKMGPFSSQERAAEAGERARHLNLASAI